In Chaetodon auriga isolate fChaAug3 chromosome 7, fChaAug3.hap1, whole genome shotgun sequence, a genomic segment contains:
- the LOC143323122 gene encoding nucleotidyltransferase MB21D2: protein MAAPALSSRAGSAGSLGNSPTMASGRLPHGGGGVGPELDFRSAARMEDLNRLIQEFSKHDQREYDDQRALEIHTAKDFIFSMLGMVQKLDQKLPVANEYLLLSGGVREGVVDMDLDELSVYARGTDYDMDFTLLVPALKLHDRNQPVTLDMRHSALGHSWLSLRLFDEGTINKWKDCCTIVDHINGTTNYFFSPTLVADWFYQSISLVLLEVQKKPQRGMPRVEKVERNGTIISIILGVGSSRMLYDIVPVVSFKGWPAVAQSWLMENHFWDGKITEEEVISGFYLVPACSYKGRKENEWRLSFARSEVQLKKCISSSLMQAYQACKAIIIKLLSRPKAISPYHLRSIMLWACDRLPANYLAQDDFSAHFLLGLIDDLQHCLVNKMCPNYFIPQCNMLEHLSDETAMLHARKLSSVRSDPAEHLRTTIEHAKAANRLTVDLQWRGSANNLPSPQSDAGGENQPDDRLAKKLQQLVTENPGKSISVFINPDDVTRPHFRIDDKFF, encoded by the exons ATGGCGGCTCCTGCTCTCTCCAGTCGGGCTGGCTCGGCGGGCAGCCTCGGGAACAGCCCTACCATGGCCTCCGGCAGGCTGCCGCACGGCGGCGGCGGCGTCGGGCCCGAGCTCGACTTCAGGTCGGCGGCCCGCATGGAGGACCTGAACCGGCTCATTCAGGAGTTCAGCAAACACGACCAGCGGGAGTACGACGACCAGCGGGCTCTGGAGATCCACACGGCCAAGGACTTCATCTTCTCCATGCTGG GAATGGTGCAGAAGTTGGACCAAAAGCTCCCGGTGGCCAACGAGTACCTCCTTCTGTCGGGGGGAGTTCGGGAGGGTGTGGTGGACATGGACTTGGACGAGCTGAGCGTCTACGCCCGTGGCACAGACTACGACATGGACTTCACCCTGCTGGTCCCGGCGCTCAAACTCCATGACCGCAACCAGCCGGTGACCCTGGACATGAGGCACTCTGCCCTGGGCCACTCCTGGCTCAGCCTCCGCCTCTTTGACGAAGGAACCATCAACAAATGGAAAGACTGCTGCACCATCGTCGACCACATCAACGGGACCACCAACTACTTCTTTTCTCCAACTCTGGTGGCCGACTGGTTCTACCAGTCCATCTCCCTGGTCCTTCTGGAGGTGCAGAAGAAGCCGCAGAGAGGGATGCCCAGAGTGGAGAAGGTGGAGAGGAATGGCACCATCATCTCCATCATCCTGGGAGTCGGGAGCAGCCGGATGCTGTACGACATCGTCCCGGTGGTGTCGTTTAAAGGCTGGCCGGCTGTTGCTCAGAGCTGGCTGATGGAGAACCACTTCTGGGACGGGAAGATCACTGAAGAGGAGGTGATCAGCGGCTTCTACCTCGTCCCTGCTTGCTCCTACAAAGGCCGCAAGGAGAACGAGTGGCGCCTTTCCTTTGCTCGCAGCGAGGTGCAGCTGAAGAAGTGCATCTCATCCAGCCTGATGCAGGCATACCAGGCCTGCAAAGCCATCATCATCAAGCTGTTGTCCCGCCCCAAAGCTATCAGCCCTTACCACCTTcgcagcatcatgctgtgggcTTGCGACCGCCTCCCAGCCAACTACCTGGCACAGGATGACTTCTCTGCCCACTTCCTGCTGGGCTTGATCGACGACCTGCAGCACTGTCTCGTCAACAAGATGTGTCCCAATTACTTCATTCCCCAGTGCAACATGCTGGAGCACCTGTCGGACGAGACAGCCATGCTGCACGCCCGCAAACTCTCCTCAGTGCGCTCTGACCCCGCCGAGCACCTCCGCACCACCATTGAGCACGCCAAGGCCGCCAACCGGCTGACAGTGGACCTGCAGTGGCGAGGCAGTGCCAACAACCTGCCGTCACCGCAGTCCGACGCTGGTGGAGAGAACCAGCCGGACGACCGGCTGGCCAAGAAGCTTCAGCAGCTGGTCACGGAGAATCCAGGAAAGTCCATCTCCGTCTTCATTAACCCAGACGATGTCACGCGACCACACTTCCGCATCGACGACAAGTTCTTCTGA